From a region of the Neisseria subflava genome:
- the dnaX gene encoding DNA polymerase III subunit gamma/tau, which translates to MAYQVLARKWRPKTFADLVGQEHVVKALRNALDEGRLHHAYLLTGTRGVGKTTIARILAKSLNCENAVHGEPCGQCESCTQIDSGRYVDLLEIDAASNTGIDNIREVLENAQYAPTAGKYKVYIIDEVHMLSKSAFNAMLKTLEEPPEHVKFILATTDPHKVPITVLSRCLQFVLRNMTTQQVAEHLAHVLDRENVPYQPQALQLLGRAAAGSMRDALSLLDQAIAMGSGKVAEQDVRQMIGAVDKQYLFELLEGIINQNGEALLEKAQEMSARAIGFDSALAELAMLLQRLALIQTIPSALANDDPERETLQRLSQALSGEQIQLYYQCAIHGKQDLPLAPDEYAGFVMTLLRMLAFAPLAASGCDTQSQIEHTDLHSDHQKAEAEKKPFQLPKSEPIAAPAVEKEAVPTKQDIVERPSEETIQSAQQQGDVPPWEDMPSQVSAEPPQTQTAQMQETAEPLPVAKVQTAPEPEEYPHIDEEIPPPYFDEAYAYEDSHRADVMEVLQPVVSEEEEGDEEELQFAPLPEFKTENWHSIIERFARKLGAAQMLAQNAAWTSYDTEAGLIMLSLTDEAKATANKERLDKICQTLSEAYHLGNLRLQTEPWQDDKGWETPVMRRKRIQEEGRQQAQDLLEADTTAQKILQIFEAQWLPDSLELVGHS; encoded by the coding sequence ATGGCTTATCAAGTTCTTGCACGAAAATGGCGTCCGAAAACCTTTGCCGATTTGGTCGGTCAGGAACACGTCGTCAAAGCCCTGCGTAACGCGCTGGACGAAGGCCGTCTGCACCATGCCTATCTGCTGACAGGGACACGCGGTGTGGGTAAGACCACGATTGCCAGGATTTTGGCCAAGAGCCTGAACTGCGAAAATGCCGTGCATGGTGAGCCGTGCGGTCAGTGTGAAAGCTGTACGCAAATCGACAGCGGCCGTTATGTGGATCTATTGGAAATCGACGCGGCATCGAATACCGGTATCGACAATATCCGCGAAGTGTTGGAAAACGCGCAATACGCGCCGACTGCGGGTAAATACAAAGTCTATATCATCGACGAAGTGCATATGCTTTCCAAAAGCGCGTTCAATGCCATGCTGAAGACTTTGGAAGAACCGCCTGAACACGTTAAATTTATTTTGGCGACCACCGATCCGCATAAAGTCCCCATTACTGTATTGAGCCGCTGTTTGCAATTTGTGTTGCGCAACATGACAACCCAGCAGGTTGCCGAGCATTTGGCGCATGTCTTGGATCGTGAAAACGTTCCTTATCAGCCACAGGCTTTGCAACTTTTAGGCCGTGCCGCCGCCGGCTCGATGCGCGATGCGTTGAGCCTTTTAGATCAGGCGATTGCCATGGGTTCGGGTAAAGTGGCCGAACAAGATGTCCGCCAGATGATCGGAGCGGTCGATAAACAATACTTGTTTGAATTGCTTGAAGGAATCATCAATCAAAACGGGGAAGCCTTGCTGGAAAAGGCTCAGGAAATGTCCGCCAGAGCGATTGGTTTTGACAGCGCGTTGGCAGAATTGGCCATGTTGTTGCAACGTTTGGCTTTGATTCAAACCATTCCTTCCGCCTTGGCAAATGACGATCCTGAACGTGAAACTTTGCAGCGATTAAGTCAGGCTTTGAGTGGCGAGCAGATTCAGCTTTATTATCAATGCGCTATTCATGGTAAACAGGATTTACCGCTGGCTCCAGACGAGTATGCCGGTTTTGTCATGACGCTTTTGCGCATGCTTGCATTTGCGCCGTTGGCCGCTTCGGGTTGCGATACGCAAAGTCAGATTGAACACACGGATTTGCATTCCGACCATCAGAAAGCTGAGGCCGAAAAAAAGCCTTTTCAGCTGCCGAAATCTGAGCCGATAGCAGCACCGGCGGTTGAGAAAGAGGCTGTTCCGACTAAACAGGATATCGTTGAAAGGCCGTCTGAAGAAACTATTCAGTCTGCTCAACAACAGGGGGATGTCCCGCCTTGGGAAGACATGCCGAGCCAAGTATCGGCTGAGCCGCCTCAAACACAAACGGCGCAGATGCAAGAAACTGCGGAGCCATTGCCTGTTGCAAAAGTTCAGACGGCCCCTGAACCGGAAGAATATCCGCACATAGATGAGGAAATTCCACCTCCGTATTTTGATGAAGCATATGCATATGAAGATTCACACCGTGCTGATGTGATGGAAGTACTGCAGCCGGTTGTGTCTGAAGAAGAGGAGGGAGATGAAGAAGAGCTTCAGTTCGCTCCTTTGCCTGAGTTTAAAACTGAGAATTGGCACAGCATTATCGAACGATTTGCCCGTAAATTAGGCGCGGCGCAGATGTTGGCACAAAATGCGGCATGGACGAGTTATGATACGGAAGCAGGATTAATCATGCTGTCGTTGACGGATGAGGCCAAAGCTACTGCCAATAAAGAGCGCTTGGACAAAATCTGCCAGACGTTGAGCGAGGCTTACCATCTTGGCAATTTAAGGCTGCAAACCGAGCCTTGGCAGGATGATAAAGGCTGGGAAACGCCGGTGATGCGCCGCAAACGTATTCAAGAAGAAGGACGGCAGCAGGCGCAAGATTTGCTGGAAGCGGATACAACGGCGCAGAAAATTTTGCAAATCTTTGAAGCGCAATGGCTGCCGGATTCTTTAGAGTTAGTAGGGCATTCTTAA
- a CDS encoding aldose epimerase yields MSEIILRNQSATMQVNTMGGYIDSLILKGWEVLFPKTSVQVGDDTKLRGGMHVCLPQFGPDSKNHLAQHGFGRTSDWEIRHQNESDIGLKLISTEKGYEHVEWLLDYSLPNENEAIAILTVCNYGESPVRTSPGFHPYFTAAGTQFDFNGAPYDADYISHTEFVSSDQDAHVAFDGLKLDIRTHNLPVYALWSDRNGQYTCAEPTAEGNAFLSPAKGGQFVSGHSKKRYAMKIKLMA; encoded by the coding sequence ATGTCCGAAATCATACTACGCAACCAATCAGCCACTATGCAAGTAAATACAATGGGCGGATATATTGATTCCCTGATTCTAAAAGGATGGGAAGTCTTATTTCCGAAAACCAGCGTTCAAGTGGGCGATGATACAAAATTACGCGGTGGCATGCACGTTTGCTTACCCCAATTCGGACCAGACAGCAAAAATCATCTGGCCCAACATGGCTTCGGTAGAACTTCAGACTGGGAAATCCGCCATCAAAATGAATCGGATATCGGCTTGAAATTAATCAGCACAGAAAAAGGCTATGAACACGTCGAATGGTTGCTTGATTACAGTCTGCCTAACGAAAATGAAGCCATCGCCATCCTAACCGTCTGCAATTACGGCGAATCGCCCGTCCGCACATCCCCAGGATTCCACCCCTACTTTACCGCTGCCGGCACACAATTTGATTTCAATGGCGCGCCATACGATGCCGACTATATCTCCCATACCGAATTTGTTTCCTCCGACCAGGATGCACACGTTGCATTTGACGGCTTGAAACTGGATATCCGCACCCACAATCTGCCTGTGTATGCCCTCTGGAGCGATCGAAACGGCCAATATACTTGTGCAGAACCAACCGCAGAAGGCAATGCGTTTTTATCCCCTGCAAAAGGCGGACAGTTTGTTTCAGGGCACAGCAAAAAACGTTACGCCATGAAAATCAAACTGATGGCTTAA
- the mltB gene encoding lytic murein transglycosylase B: MNKIKIFGMGLAALALASCSTPQKPAVDTAKPVEPVSSVKRPVFDAAAESVASSGFNENVNVQQFIQYEVKNRRFSAEELRNFFNGVVYKGNIITIMYRPSTSRPWYEFRTGNSGAAKFNGGRQFYAANRAIIDDVARKYGVSAELIVAILGIETNYGKNTGSFRVADALSTLAFDYPRRAEFFQNELSELLQMAKEEKENIFDFKGSYAGAMGMPQFMPSSYRKWAVDYDGDGHRDIWNNVGDVAASVANYMKQHGWQTGGRMVVPVSLTITPHLQAIIDEKTALTRTVADFKALGVVPQAAVADNEKAVLYALETSPGVFEYYLGLNNFYTVWQYNHSRMYVTAVRDIANAINNNGL; encoded by the coding sequence ATGAATAAAATCAAAATCTTTGGGATGGGTCTGGCTGCTTTGGCTCTGGCTTCATGTAGTACCCCGCAAAAGCCTGCTGTTGATACGGCAAAACCGGTTGAGCCTGTTTCCTCTGTAAAACGCCCTGTATTTGATGCTGCGGCTGAATCTGTTGCCAGCAGCGGTTTTAATGAAAACGTCAATGTTCAGCAGTTTATCCAATATGAAGTGAAAAACCGTCGTTTCAGTGCGGAAGAATTGCGCAATTTCTTTAATGGCGTGGTGTATAAAGGCAACATTATTACCATTATGTACCGTCCAAGCACTTCGCGTCCTTGGTATGAATTCCGCACCGGTAACTCTGGTGCAGCCAAATTTAATGGCGGCAGACAATTCTATGCGGCAAACCGTGCCATAATCGATGATGTGGCACGCAAATACGGCGTATCTGCCGAATTGATTGTGGCGATTCTCGGTATCGAAACCAATTACGGCAAAAATACGGGCAGCTTCCGCGTTGCCGATGCTTTGAGTACATTGGCCTTTGATTATCCTCGCCGTGCCGAGTTTTTCCAAAATGAATTGAGTGAACTTTTGCAGATGGCAAAAGAAGAAAAAGAAAATATCTTTGACTTCAAAGGCAGCTATGCCGGCGCGATGGGCATGCCGCAATTTATGCCTTCAAGCTACCGTAAATGGGCGGTGGACTATGATGGTGATGGTCATCGCGATATTTGGAATAATGTTGGCGATGTGGCGGCTTCTGTTGCCAATTATATGAAACAGCATGGCTGGCAGACCGGCGGTAGGATGGTTGTGCCGGTAAGTCTGACGATTACTCCGCACTTGCAGGCGATTATCGATGAGAAAACTGCTTTGACACGTACTGTTGCGGATTTCAAAGCCTTGGGTGTCGTGCCTCAAGCTGCTGTTGCGGATAATGAAAAGGCTGTATTGTATGCTTTGGAAACCAGCCCGGGCGTATTTGAATACTATTTGGGCCTGAATAACTTCTACACTGTATGGCAATACAACCACAGCCGCATGTATGTAACAGCGGTACGCGATATTGCGAATGCAATCAATAACAATGGCCTGTAA
- the rplI gene encoding 50S ribosomal protein L9, which translates to MQIILLEKIGGLGNLGDIVTVKNGYARNFLIPAGKAKRATEANMKEFEARRAELEAKQAEILADAKARQEKLEGQTITVAQKAGVDGRLFGSVTNADIAEAIVAAGIQAAKANVRLPNGPLKAVGEYEVEVALHTDAVAKITVAVVAAAE; encoded by the coding sequence ATGCAAATTATTCTGTTAGAAAAAATCGGCGGTCTGGGTAACTTGGGTGACATCGTTACCGTTAAAAACGGTTACGCACGCAACTTCCTGATCCCTGCCGGTAAAGCAAAACGTGCAACCGAAGCCAACATGAAAGAATTCGAAGCACGCCGCGCTGAATTGGAAGCCAAACAAGCTGAAATCTTGGCTGATGCTAAAGCACGGCAAGAAAAACTGGAAGGCCAAACCATTACTGTTGCTCAAAAAGCCGGTGTTGATGGTCGTCTGTTCGGTTCTGTTACCAATGCCGACATCGCTGAAGCGATTGTTGCTGCCGGTATCCAAGCTGCTAAAGCAAACGTACGTCTGCCTAACGGTCCTTTGAAAGCTGTTGGCGAATACGAAGTTGAAGTGGCTCTGCACACTGACGCTGTTGCTAAAATTACCGTTGCTGTTGTTGCAGCCGCTGAGTAA
- the rpsR gene encoding 30S ribosomal protein S18, whose product MARQSFKRRKFCRFTAEKIQEVDYKQVDLLKDFISENGKIIPARITGTKAHYQRQLATAVKRARFLALLPYTDQHK is encoded by the coding sequence ATGGCTCGTCAATCATTCAAACGTAGAAAATTCTGCCGCTTTACGGCTGAAAAAATCCAAGAAGTTGATTACAAACAAGTTGATTTGTTGAAAGACTTCATCTCTGAAAACGGCAAAATCATCCCTGCCCGCATTACTGGTACTAAAGCACACTACCAACGTCAGTTGGCTACTGCTGTGAAACGTGCCCGTTTCCTGGCTCTGTTGCCTTACACCGATCAACACAAATAA
- the priB gene encoding primosomal replication protein N, with amino-acid sequence MRLNNLIKLTARILQIQPLRYTPAGIPVLDVVLQHESWQEENGQKCLVKFEIPARILGKQAEEWQYRQDAIIESEGFLAQHSQRFPKPVLRIQNIKEYKG; translated from the coding sequence ATAAGATTGAACAATCTGATTAAGCTTACCGCCCGTATCTTGCAGATTCAGCCTTTGAGATATACGCCGGCAGGGATTCCTGTTTTAGATGTTGTGTTGCAACATGAGTCTTGGCAGGAAGAAAACGGACAGAAATGTCTGGTCAAGTTTGAGATTCCCGCGCGGATTTTAGGTAAGCAGGCTGAGGAATGGCAGTATCGGCAAGATGCTATCATCGAGTCGGAAGGTTTTTTGGCGCAACACAGCCAACGCTTCCCCAAGCCGGTACTACGCATACAGAACATTAAAGAATATAAAGGTTAA
- the rpsF gene encoding 30S ribosomal protein S6, translating to MRHYEIVFIVHPDQSEQVPAMVERYKTMITEANGKIHRLEDWGRRQLAYPINKIHKAHYVLMNIETTPEVVEELETAFRFNDAVLRHLTIKTKHAVTEASPMLGGEKAKNLLNGAAEEVAAAE from the coding sequence ATGCGTCATTACGAGATCGTGTTTATCGTTCATCCTGATCAAAGCGAGCAAGTGCCTGCTATGGTTGAGCGTTACAAAACCATGATTACTGAAGCCAACGGTAAAATTCACCGTTTGGAAGACTGGGGCCGTCGTCAATTGGCTTACCCAATCAACAAAATCCACAAAGCACACTATGTTTTGATGAATATCGAAACTACTCCTGAAGTGGTTGAAGAGTTGGAAACTGCTTTCCGCTTCAATGATGCCGTACTGCGTCACCTGACCATCAAAACAAAACATGCTGTAACTGAAGCTTCCCCAATGCTGGGCGGCGAAAAAGCAAAAAACTTGCTGAACGGTGCGGCTGAAGAAGTTGCAGCAGCCGAATAA
- a CDS encoding GIY-YIG nuclease family protein: MEKAGIVYLMKTVIKGVYKIGITDENNFEIRMRHLENNGYANVGGLERILAIKTDNYKEKETLLHEIFGKSQIGETELFAIDENLVKRLFLSLRGEIVFPKNETAELGFEKTVEEHHQEKIFEVTRSAFVSFIKEKHQQNPSILRNLISSENAYKPKNSKVRLYKDEYFGTSGSKLTTEIEEGLHIYTTYSKENLEKAYTEYSKLFESQ; encoded by the coding sequence ATGGAAAAAGCAGGCATTGTCTACCTAATGAAAACCGTCATCAAAGGTGTATATAAAATTGGTATTACTGACGAAAATAATTTTGAAATTAGAATGCGCCATTTGGAAAACAACGGCTACGCAAATGTTGGCGGGTTAGAGCGCATTCTAGCCATTAAAACCGACAACTATAAAGAAAAAGAAACCTTACTTCATGAAATTTTCGGCAAAAGCCAAATAGGAGAAACTGAGCTTTTTGCAATTGATGAAAATCTTGTAAAAAGGCTTTTTCTCTCGTTAAGAGGCGAAATTGTATTTCCTAAAAATGAAACAGCAGAGTTAGGTTTTGAAAAAACCGTCGAAGAACATCATCAAGAAAAAATTTTTGAAGTAACCAGAAGTGCATTTGTCTCCTTTATCAAGGAAAAGCACCAACAAAATCCTTCCATATTACGAAATCTCATCTCTTCAGAAAATGCATATAAACCCAAAAATTCCAAAGTCCGTTTATATAAAGACGAATACTTTGGGACAAGCGGTTCAAAGCTAACTACTGAAATTGAAGAAGGTCTTCATATTTATACTACCTATTCAAAAGAAAATTTAGAGAAAGCTTACACAGAATATTCAAAATTATTTGAATCACAATGA
- a CDS encoding TIGR02328 family protein — MRLWHQTLIPLLPRAQLLGQHRECAALRGAGWGRPHATVNYVFTHSPHKLYLYHALIMEEMERRGYKPNALWKDPLYRGKAVAPYHAHAAEASTLPIYAEHNDAYLDECLENLRSKGIML, encoded by the coding sequence ATGAGACTCTGGCACCAAACCCTTATCCCCCTACTCCCCCGCGCCCAGCTTTTGGGGCAACACCGTGAATGCGCCGCTTTACGCGGAGCAGGCTGGGGTAGACCGCATGCGACGGTTAATTACGTTTTTACCCATTCTCCCCACAAACTCTATCTATATCACGCGTTGATTATGGAAGAGATGGAAAGGCGCGGTTACAAACCCAATGCTTTATGGAAAGACCCGCTATATCGCGGTAAAGCCGTTGCCCCATATCACGCACACGCAGCTGAAGCGTCCACTTTGCCGATTTATGCCGAACATAACGATGCCTATCTGGATGAGTGTTTGGAAAATTTACGAAGTAAAGGCATCATGTTATAA
- the fdx gene encoding ISC system 2Fe-2S type ferredoxin produces the protein MPKITVLPHATLCPEGAVIEDAPEGQTVLDVLLDHDIEVDHACEKSCACTTCHVIIRKGFDSLEEPTELEEDLLDQAWGLEADSRLSCQAVVADEDLVVEIPKYTINHAREDH, from the coding sequence ATGCCAAAAATTACCGTACTCCCACACGCGACATTATGCCCTGAAGGCGCGGTTATCGAAGACGCGCCGGAAGGCCAAACCGTCCTTGACGTACTGCTTGACCACGATATCGAAGTCGATCACGCCTGCGAAAAATCCTGCGCCTGCACAACTTGCCACGTGATTATCCGCAAAGGTTTTGACAGCCTGGAAGAACCGACCGAATTGGAAGAAGACCTGCTCGACCAAGCATGGGGCTTGGAAGCCGATTCACGCTTGAGCTGTCAGGCAGTCGTTGCCGATGAAGATTTGGTGGTGGAAATCCCCAAATACACCATCAACCACGCGCGTGAAGACCATTAA
- a CDS encoding IS5 family transposase, which produces MSTFFQQTAQAMIAKHIDRFPLLKLDQVIDWQPIEQYLNRQKTRYLRDHRGRPAYPLLSMFKAVLLGQWHSLSDPELEHSLITRIDFNLFCRFDELSIPDYSTLCRYRNWLAQDNTLSELLELINCQLAEKNLKVEKASAAVVDATIIQTAGSKQRQAIEVDDEGQVSGQTTPSKDKDARWTKKNGLYRLGYKQHTRTDEEGYIGKLHITPANAHECKQLSPLLEGLPEGTTVYADKGYDSEENRQHLEEHRLLDGIMRKAHRNHPLTEAQTKRNRYLSKTRYVVEQSFGTLHRKFRYARAAYFGLVKVSAQSHLKAMCLNLLKAANRLSAPVAA; this is translated from the coding sequence ATGAGCACCTTCTTCCAGCAAACCGCCCAAGCCATGATTGCCAAACACATCGACCGCTTCCCACTATTGAAGTTGGATCAGGTGATTGATTGGCAACCGATCGAACAATACCTGAATCGTCAAAAAACCCGTTACCTCCGAGACCACCGCGGCCGTCCCGCCTATCCCCTGTTGTCCATGTTCAAAGCCGTCCTGCTTGGGCAATGGCACAGCCTTTCCGATCCCGAACTCGAACACAGCCTCATCACCCGCATCGATTTCAACCTGTTTTGCCGTTTTGACGAACTGAGCATCCCCGATTACAGCACCTTATGCCGCTACCGTAACTGGCTGGCGCAAGACAATACCCTGTCCGAACTGCTGGAACTGATTAACTGCCAACTGGCCGAGAAAAACCTAAAAGTAGAGAAAGCATCCGCCGCCGTCGTTGACGCCACCATTATTCAGACCGCCGGTAGCAAACAGCGCCAGGCCATAGAAGTCGATGACGAAGGACAAGTCAGCGGCCAAACCACACCAAGCAAAGACAAAGATGCCCGTTGGACAAAGAAAAACGGTTTATACAGACTCGGTTACAAACAACATACCCGCACCGATGAGGAAGGCTATATCGGGAAACTGCACATTACCCCCGCCAACGCCCATGAGTGCAAACAGCTGTCGCCTTTATTGGAAGGTCTGCCCGAAGGTACGACCGTCTATGCCGACAAAGGCTATGACAGTGAAGAAAACCGGCAACATCTGGAAGAGCATCGGCTGCTGGACGGCATTATGCGCAAAGCACACCGTAACCATCCGCTGACGGAAGCGCAAACCAAACGCAACCGGTATTTGTCGAAGACCCGTTATGTGGTCGAACAAAGCTTCGGTACGCTGCACCGTAAATTCCGCTATGCCCGGGCAGCCTATTTCGGGCTGGTTAAAGTAAGTGCACAAAGCCATCTGAAGGCGATGTGTTTGAACCTTTTGAAAGCCGCCAACAGGCTAAGTGCGCCTGTTGCCGCCTAA
- the queC gene encoding 7-cyano-7-deazaguanine synthase QueC yields MEKQQALVIFSGGQDSTTCLIQAIQTYGRENVQAITFQYGQRHAIELERARWIAQDLGVKQTVLDLSLMQQITHNALMDDTVSIETASDGLPNTFVDGRNALFLLYAAIYAKGQGIRHIIAGVCETDFSGYPDCRDVFVKSMNVTLNLAMDFAFQIHTPLMYLTKAQTWALADEMGALDYIREHTHTCYHGVVGGCHECPSCILRERGLSEYLESKKAV; encoded by the coding sequence ATGGAAAAACAGCAGGCACTCGTTATTTTTTCGGGCGGGCAGGATTCAACAACCTGCCTGATTCAGGCAATTCAAACATATGGCCGTGAAAATGTGCAGGCCATCACTTTTCAATATGGGCAACGCCACGCCATCGAATTGGAGCGAGCGCGTTGGATTGCCCAAGATTTGGGCGTGAAGCAGACGGTACTCGATTTGAGCCTGATGCAACAGATTACGCATAACGCCTTGATGGATGATACGGTATCCATTGAAACAGCTTCAGACGGCCTGCCCAATACATTTGTAGATGGACGCAATGCTTTGTTTTTGCTTTATGCCGCTATTTACGCCAAAGGGCAGGGGATACGCCATATCATTGCCGGCGTGTGCGAAACCGATTTTTCCGGTTATCCCGACTGTCGCGATGTGTTTGTCAAGTCGATGAATGTTACATTGAATCTGGCCATGGATTTCGCTTTTCAAATCCACACGCCCTTGATGTATTTAACCAAGGCGCAAACTTGGGCATTGGCGGATGAAATGGGTGCATTGGATTATATTCGCGAGCATACGCATACCTGTTATCATGGCGTGGTTGGCGGTTGTCATGAATGTCCGAGCTGTATTTTGCGCGAGCGCGGTTTGTCGGAATATTTGGAAAGTAAAAAGGCCGTCTGA
- a CDS encoding CDP-alcohol phosphatidyltransferase family protein, whose translation MSIYALKPKFQNLLRPIVKRLYQKGITANQVTLFACAISILIGLLLALFAGVSTLFWLLPIWLFVRMALNAMDGMLAREFGQQSALGGYLNEITDIVADAALYLPFAFIAPFGGVQIALFIWLAAMTEFCGVLGQVHGNGRRYDGPFGKSDRAFFIGALAVWYAIDGSFHSTFYILMWLACAALVYTCYKRVINGLKAV comes from the coding sequence ATGAGCATCTACGCCCTGAAACCAAAATTTCAAAACCTGTTGCGCCCTATTGTTAAGCGACTGTATCAAAAAGGCATTACTGCTAATCAGGTCACTCTGTTTGCCTGCGCCATTTCCATTTTGATCGGTTTGCTTTTAGCATTGTTTGCAGGTGTATCCACATTATTCTGGCTTTTGCCGATCTGGTTGTTTGTCCGTATGGCACTGAATGCAATGGACGGTATGCTGGCACGGGAGTTCGGCCAGCAATCGGCATTAGGCGGTTATTTGAATGAAATCACCGATATTGTCGCCGATGCTGCTTTGTATCTGCCTTTTGCCTTTATCGCGCCCTTCGGCGGCGTACAAATTGCCCTGTTTATTTGGCTGGCGGCAATGACTGAGTTTTGCGGAGTTTTGGGACAAGTTCATGGCAACGGCCGACGTTATGACGGGCCATTTGGCAAAAGTGACCGTGCATTCTTTATCGGCGCATTGGCCGTATGGTATGCAATCGACGGCAGCTTCCATTCGACTTTCTATATCCTTATGTGGCTGGCCTGCGCGGCATTGGTTTATACCTGCTACAAACGTGTCATCAATGGCTTGAAGGCCGTCTGA
- a CDS encoding PepSY domain-containing protein: MKKFLLTAIVALSAATAGASDYIEQKIYSDKNFEQNRAKAVKMLEQRGYQVHDVEADSHRGQPVLDIEAFKDGREYDIVLSYPDLKIIKERIDY; this comes from the coding sequence ATGAAAAAATTCTTATTGACCGCCATCGTTGCTTTGTCTGCTGCTACTGCCGGTGCCAGCGATTACATCGAACAAAAAATCTACAGCGACAAAAACTTCGAGCAAAACCGTGCTAAAGCCGTAAAAATGTTGGAACAACGCGGCTATCAAGTTCACGATGTTGAAGCCGATAGTCATCGAGGCCAGCCTGTGTTGGATATCGAGGCTTTTAAAGATGGCCGTGAGTACGACATTGTTTTGTCTTATCCTGATTTGAAAATTATTAAAGAACGCATCGACTATTAA
- a CDS encoding PP2C family protein-serine/threonine phosphatase: MNKFCEITFCQQIGSNKQHNQDALFNGEQVFQYKLKTAETRLETRPRFIIGIADGISNSNRPEKANKAAMHLLSRTAKLSRQTINHVQAALSKELAEDYFGSSTTFVAAEIDQTTGKTKIISVGDSRAYLIDTQGKWKQLTQDHSILSELLDDLSDKKEEEFATIYGGVSSYLAADYSEFQDKMCHIELTLKAGESLLLCSDGLSDALSEEIREKIWQQYDNDKSRLTVFRKLIAKQRVYDDMSVVVCRL, encoded by the coding sequence ATGAACAAATTTTGCGAAATCACCTTTTGCCAACAAATCGGCAGCAATAAACAACACAACCAAGATGCCCTTTTTAACGGCGAACAAGTGTTTCAATATAAACTCAAGACCGCTGAAACACGCCTTGAAACCCGTCCACGCTTTATCATCGGGATAGCCGACGGTATTTCCAATAGCAACCGTCCCGAAAAAGCCAATAAAGCAGCCATGCACCTATTAAGCCGTACAGCCAAACTCAGCCGTCAAACCATCAATCATGTACAAGCCGCTTTATCTAAAGAGTTGGCAGAGGATTATTTTGGTTCCTCAACCACTTTTGTTGCCGCCGAAATCGACCAAACCACCGGCAAAACCAAAATCATCAGCGTAGGCGACAGCCGCGCCTATTTGATTGATACACAAGGAAAATGGAAACAACTGACCCAAGATCACTCGATACTCTCCGAATTGCTGGATGATTTGTCGGATAAAAAAGAAGAAGAGTTCGCCACCATATATGGCGGCGTTTCTTCTTATCTAGCAGCAGATTATTCCGAATTCCAAGACAAAATGTGCCATATCGAACTTACGCTTAAAGCAGGAGAAAGCCTGCTGCTTTGTTCAGACGGCCTAAGCGACGCTCTTTCAGAAGAAATAAGAGAAAAAATTTGGCAACAATATGATAACGATAAGTCCCGTCTGACTGTATTTCGTAAATTAATTGCGAAACAAAGAGTTTATGATGATATGTCGGTAGTAGTTTGCCGATTGTAG